In one window of Candidatus Kinetoplastibacterium blastocrithidii (ex Strigomonas culicis) DNA:
- the rlmN gene encoding 23S rRNA (adenine(2503)-C(2))-methyltransferase RlmN codes for MNNNSLVNLIGLDHESLSLFLEENSIKSSFRATQLQQWIHKFSANSFDVMTNISSKLRDKLKEISKIENMPVKSETFSKDGTVKWLFDVGNNNAIETVFIPEKNRRTLCISSQAGCAVNCAFCSTGHQGFNRNLSANEIISQLWSAQRSINYKLIGNESLINKNSIKDRGNLITNIVFMGMGEPLLNYSEVVQSIKLLLDVNAYGFSRRKVTVSTSGIVPMIDKLARDCPVSLAVSLHAANDVLRNKLVPINKKYPIKELIDSCKRYILRSPRDFITFEYCMLSGINDTDNHLKELISLIKTIKCKVNLIPFNSFINSEFKAPAIEKINSFANGLINSGIMTTVRKTRGNDIYAACGQLSGSIKNVTKIATQIPIKRI; via the coding sequence ATGAATAATAATTCTCTTGTTAATTTAATTGGATTGGATCACGAGTCATTAAGTTTATTTTTAGAGGAAAATTCTATTAAAAGTAGTTTTCGTGCTACTCAATTGCAGCAGTGGATTCATAAATTCTCTGCAAATTCTTTTGATGTTATGACAAATATTTCAAGTAAATTAAGGGATAAATTAAAAGAAATATCAAAAATAGAGAATATGCCAGTTAAAAGCGAAACTTTTTCTAAAGATGGTACAGTAAAATGGCTATTTGATGTTGGAAATAACAATGCTATTGAAACTGTTTTTATTCCAGAAAAAAACAGACGTACTCTTTGTATATCTAGCCAAGCTGGTTGCGCTGTTAATTGTGCTTTTTGTTCTACTGGGCATCAAGGTTTTAATCGAAATCTTAGTGCTAATGAGATTATAAGCCAACTATGGTCTGCTCAAAGGTCAATTAATTATAAATTAATTGGAAATGAATCTTTGATAAATAAGAATAGCATTAAAGATAGAGGAAACTTGATAACAAATATAGTTTTTATGGGTATGGGCGAGCCATTATTAAACTATTCTGAGGTTGTTCAGTCGATAAAATTGCTACTTGATGTAAATGCATATGGTTTTTCAAGAAGAAAAGTAACAGTATCAACATCAGGTATAGTACCCATGATAGATAAACTTGCAAGAGATTGTCCTGTTTCTTTAGCTGTTTCTTTACATGCTGCTAATGATGTTTTACGTAATAAGTTGGTTCCAATAAACAAGAAATATCCTATAAAAGAATTAATTGATTCATGTAAGAGATACATTCTAAGATCTCCTAGAGATTTTATAACATTTGAGTACTGCATGCTATCTGGTATTAATGATACGGATAACCATCTTAAGGAGCTTATAAGTCTTATAAAGACAATTAAGTGTAAGGTTAACTTGATACCTTTTAATTCATTTATAAATTCTGAATTTAAAGCTCCTGCAATTGAAAAAATTAATTCTTTTGCTAATGGATTAATAAATAGTGGAATAATGACTACAGTACGAAAGACTAGAGGTAATGATATATATGCCGCTTGTGGGCAACTATCTGGTAGTATTAAGAATGTAACTAAAATAGCAACACAGATCCCTATAAAAAGAATATAG
- the ndk gene encoding nucleoside-diphosphate kinase, whose translation MLKQRTLSIIKPDAIRKNIIGKIINRFEEAGLCIIAAKFKKLSRSEAESFYYIHKDRAFFKELIDFMVSGPSFIQVLEGDDAVQKNRNIMGNTDPKKADIGTIRADFADSIDANAVHGSDSIDNAVKEISFFFSETEIYAQEHK comes from the coding sequence ATGTTAAAACAACGAACCTTGTCGATAATAAAACCTGATGCTATACGTAAAAATATTATCGGAAAAATAATAAATCGTTTTGAGGAGGCAGGATTATGCATAATTGCTGCTAAATTTAAAAAATTATCACGTTCTGAGGCTGAAAGTTTTTATTATATACACAAAGATCGTGCTTTTTTTAAAGAATTGATAGATTTTATGGTTTCTGGTCCATCATTTATTCAGGTTCTTGAGGGCGATGATGCTGTTCAAAAAAATAGAAACATAATGGGCAATACTGATCCAAAGAAAGCTGATATTGGGACTATCAGAGCTGATTTTGCTGATAGTATAGATGCTAATGCAGTGCATGGCTCAGACTCTATAGACAATGCAGTTAAAGAAATTTCGTTTTTCTTTTCTGAGACAGAGATCTATGCTCAGGAACATAAATAA
- a CDS encoding valine--tRNA ligase: MNKSVLNEYTKKNKLSNDEDNLSKSFDPCSIEKKWYSEWDKKGYFKSGKHVGTDKNTEDFIIQFPPPNVTGTLHMGHAFNQTVMDCLVRYHRMSGDNTIFIPGTDHAGIATQMVVERQLEKKNIFRSELGKEKFIKEIWKWKDHSGNTITNQVKRLGISADWDKEYFTMDHKMSIGVIEAFVRLYKDGLIYRGKRLVNWDPHLLTAVSDLEVITEEVKGFMWHISYPLSKEFIKSDNGIKKITVATTRPETIFADSAICVNPKDHRYNDLIGKTVSSPITNQKIPIIADDFVDMNFGTGCVKITPAHDFNDYECALRHNLPMIEIFTKNAHLNDNVPEKYRGLDRIQARKIIIEDISKSGLLVKEEEHIIMIPKGDRSGAVLEPMITNQWFIAVSKYTNNEICSNKSLAKIALEEVETNRIKFHPENWKNTYRQWLNNIQDWCISRQLWWGHSIPAWYSEDGKIFVAKNEEDAYKEALSLGVTGKLTRDPDVLDTWFSSALVPFTTLGWPNDTLDLDKYLPSSVLVTGFDIIFFWVTRMIMMTKYLTGKIPFKNVYIHGLVRDSDGQKMSKSKGNTLDPIDIIDGINLENLVKKRVFGLLNNKQASNIEKNTRKQFPNGITGLGTDSLRFTMASYATLGRDINFDIKRCEGYNNFCNKLWNASRFVLLNTKNSPIINENVEFSFADKWIKSRLQNTILEVEKGFSEYRLDNISTSIYKFVWDEFCDWYLEMAKVNLYQLTDPQKNATKKTLISVLETILLLLHPIMPFITEELWQKIHTYDLNKTSISVQPYPKINKNEVNLDIEDKFLNLKLQIDSIRALRGSMNISPSHKVPLIAKGDIEELKINSPYLIYFSKLDKIEIVDDLPKINAPLKVIGATHLMLDIKIDPEEELSRLNKELMKISMEIEKSKEKLENVGFIKKAPLEILEKEKTKLNNLENTFISLKNQCFEIKKIK; this comes from the coding sequence ATGAATAAATCGGTATTAAATGAATATACAAAAAAAAATAAATTATCTAATGATGAAGATAATCTTTCAAAAAGTTTTGATCCTTGCTCTATAGAAAAAAAATGGTATTCAGAATGGGATAAAAAAGGATATTTTAAATCTGGAAAACATGTAGGAACCGATAAAAATACTGAGGATTTTATAATCCAATTCCCTCCTCCTAATGTAACAGGCACCCTACATATGGGACATGCCTTTAATCAAACAGTTATGGACTGTCTTGTTCGTTATCATCGAATGTCAGGCGATAATACGATATTTATTCCAGGAACTGATCATGCAGGCATAGCTACACAAATGGTTGTAGAACGCCAGCTAGAAAAAAAGAATATTTTTCGTTCTGAGCTAGGAAAAGAAAAATTTATAAAAGAAATATGGAAGTGGAAAGATCATTCTGGGAACACTATAACAAATCAAGTGAAAAGACTTGGTATATCAGCAGATTGGGATAAAGAATATTTCACTATGGATCATAAGATGTCTATAGGTGTCATAGAAGCCTTTGTTAGACTTTATAAAGATGGTCTAATTTATAGAGGAAAACGTTTAGTTAACTGGGATCCTCATTTACTTACTGCTGTATCAGACTTAGAAGTAATTACAGAAGAAGTAAAAGGCTTTATGTGGCATATATCTTATCCATTATCAAAAGAATTTATTAAGTCTGATAACGGCATTAAAAAGATAACAGTTGCAACAACAAGACCTGAAACAATATTTGCCGATTCAGCTATATGTGTAAATCCTAAAGATCATAGATACAATGATCTTATAGGAAAAACAGTTAGTTCCCCAATAACTAATCAAAAAATACCTATTATTGCTGATGATTTTGTAGATATGAATTTTGGTACTGGTTGTGTAAAAATTACTCCAGCTCATGACTTTAATGACTATGAATGTGCATTAAGACATAATTTACCTATGATAGAGATTTTTACAAAAAATGCTCATTTAAATGATAACGTTCCAGAAAAATATCGAGGACTGGACCGTATACAAGCTCGTAAAATTATTATCGAAGATATAAGCAAATCTGGGCTTTTGGTTAAAGAAGAAGAACATATAATTATGATTCCAAAAGGAGATCGTTCAGGTGCAGTTCTAGAACCAATGATCACAAATCAATGGTTTATTGCTGTTAGCAAATATACTAATAATGAAATTTGCTCAAATAAAAGCTTAGCTAAAATAGCACTGGAAGAAGTTGAAACAAACAGGATAAAATTCCATCCAGAAAATTGGAAAAATACCTATAGGCAATGGTTGAATAACATTCAAGATTGGTGCATATCAAGACAACTATGGTGGGGACATTCAATACCAGCATGGTATTCTGAAGATGGAAAGATATTTGTAGCAAAAAATGAAGAAGATGCATATAAAGAAGCATTAAGTTTAGGAGTAACAGGAAAATTAACAAGAGATCCAGATGTGCTTGATACCTGGTTTTCATCTGCTTTGGTTCCCTTTACAACTCTAGGATGGCCTAATGATACATTAGATTTAGATAAATACCTTCCTTCTAGCGTTTTGGTAACAGGGTTTGACATCATATTTTTTTGGGTAACCAGAATGATCATGATGACAAAATACCTAACAGGTAAAATACCATTTAAAAATGTCTATATACACGGTCTTGTACGTGATTCAGATGGACAGAAAATGAGTAAATCTAAAGGAAATACTCTTGACCCTATAGATATAATAGATGGCATTAATTTAGAAAATCTAGTTAAAAAAAGAGTATTTGGTTTATTAAATAATAAACAGGCAAGTAATATAGAAAAAAATACTCGTAAACAATTTCCCAATGGGATTACTGGTCTTGGTACAGATTCACTAAGATTCACTATGGCATCTTATGCAACACTTGGTCGCGATATAAATTTCGATATTAAAAGATGCGAAGGTTATAACAATTTTTGCAATAAATTATGGAATGCTTCACGTTTCGTTCTTCTAAATACAAAAAATAGCCCGATAATAAATGAAAATGTAGAATTTTCATTTGCAGACAAATGGATAAAATCTAGGTTACAAAATACTATTCTTGAAGTAGAAAAAGGATTCTCGGAATACCGATTAGACAATATTTCAACATCAATATATAAATTTGTATGGGATGAATTTTGTGATTGGTATTTAGAAATGGCTAAAGTGAATCTATATCAGCTAACAGATCCACAAAAGAATGCTACAAAAAAAACATTAATCAGTGTGCTTGAGACGATTTTACTTTTACTACATCCTATTATGCCTTTTATAACTGAAGAATTATGGCAAAAAATACATACATATGATTTAAATAAAACTAGCATCAGTGTCCAGCCCTATCCAAAAATAAATAAAAATGAAGTGAATCTGGATATAGAAGATAAGTTTTTAAATTTAAAATTACAAATAGATTCTATACGTGCATTGAGAGGTAGCATGAACATATCACCATCTCATAAAGTACCCCTGATAGCTAAAGGAGATATAGAAGAGTTAAAAATAAATTCTCCTTATCTAATTTATTTCTCAAAATTAGATAAAATTGAGATTGTTGATGATTTACCCAAAATTAATGCTCCACTAAAAGTAATTGGAGCAACCCATTTGATGTTAGATATAAAGATAGATCCAGAAGAAGAATTGTCTCGATTAAATAAAGAATTAATGAAAATCTCAATGGAAATAGAAAAATCTAAAGAAAAACTAGAAAACGTTGGTTTTATAAAAAAGGCACCATTAGAGATACTAGAAAAAGAAAAAACCAAACTTAATAACTTAGAAAATACTTTTATAAGCCTTAAAAATCAATGCTTTGAAATAAAAAAGATAAAATAA
- the trmD gene encoding tRNA (guanosine(37)-N1)-methyltransferase TrmD — protein MRLDIITLFPEIFNFIKNIGVVGRAYKNKKWELNTWNPRDFTNNKTRRVDDNPYGGGPGMVMSAESLENTVSFIKHEHMLSGFNDIPVILLSPIGDVFDQDRAIRLSKTSGAILVCGRYEGVDKRFVNRCVTHEISIGDFILSGGEIAALALIDAVVRLLPNVLGNDRSKACESFSIYKSGLLDDHPYTKPRNFKEEIVPEVLLNGNHSDIRKWNREKSLMITFMRRPDLIIKARNNGFLTEDDELFISLLKNNSNDTT, from the coding sequence ATGCGATTAGACATAATTACTTTATTTCCTGAGATTTTTAATTTTATTAAAAATATTGGAGTTGTTGGTCGGGCCTATAAAAATAAAAAATGGGAGTTAAATACCTGGAATCCTCGTGATTTTACAAACAATAAAACTAGGAGGGTAGATGATAATCCATACGGTGGTGGACCAGGAATGGTTATGTCTGCAGAATCTTTGGAAAACACTGTTAGCTTCATAAAACATGAGCATATGCTGTCTGGTTTTAATGATATTCCAGTCATATTATTATCTCCAATTGGTGATGTTTTTGATCAGGATCGTGCTATTAGGTTATCTAAGACATCTGGGGCTATATTAGTTTGTGGTCGCTATGAAGGAGTTGACAAAAGATTCGTTAATCGTTGTGTTACCCATGAGATATCTATTGGTGATTTCATACTATCAGGAGGAGAGATTGCAGCTTTAGCATTAATAGATGCTGTAGTAAGATTGTTGCCTAATGTTCTTGGAAATGACAGGTCCAAAGCTTGTGAATCGTTTAGTATATATAAATCAGGATTATTAGATGATCATCCATATACTAAGCCAAGAAATTTTAAAGAAGAAATTGTTCCAGAAGTTTTGCTTAATGGAAATCATAGTGACATAAGGAAATGGAATAGGGAAAAGTCTCTAATGATAACGTTTATGCGTCGTCCAGATTTGATTATAAAAGCTCGTAACAATGGATTTCTCACAGAAGATGACGAGCTTTTTATATCCCTCCTAAAAAATAATAGCAATGATACAACTTAG
- the rimM gene encoding ribosome maturation factor RimM (Essential for efficient processing of 16S rRNA), which translates to MSSYLETLNIPSDLVELGRIVSSYGVNGLLKIYPYSEDQSILLNISDCWIVSNKCRSITTGLNFYHHNIVSARIHGKFIIVRLMENLSREDSNALRGYTICVSRSLFPSTGDDEYYWVDLIGCFVHGYSGETQCCIGVVNNIFENGAHPILSITPDINFLKNYKNKNKIEDILVPFVKSYIVNVNLEDNCIFTSWQID; encoded by the coding sequence GTGTCTAGTTATTTAGAGACTCTTAATATTCCCAGTGATTTAGTAGAGTTAGGCCGTATTGTTTCCTCGTACGGCGTTAATGGTTTATTGAAAATATATCCTTACTCTGAGGATCAAAGTATTTTATTAAATATAAGTGATTGCTGGATTGTTAGTAATAAATGCAGATCGATTACTACTGGATTAAATTTTTATCATCATAATATTGTAAGTGCCAGGATTCACGGTAAATTTATAATAGTTAGACTTATGGAAAACCTCAGTCGTGAGGATTCTAATGCGTTGCGTGGATATACAATTTGCGTATCTAGAAGTTTATTTCCAAGCACAGGTGATGATGAGTATTATTGGGTAGATCTAATTGGTTGCTTTGTACATGGATATTCAGGCGAGACACAGTGTTGTATAGGAGTAGTTAATAATATTTTTGAAAATGGAGCTCATCCTATACTTAGTATTACACCAGATATTAATTTTTTAAAAAATTATAAAAACAAAAATAAAATAGAAGATATATTGGTTCCTTTTGTAAAATCATATATTGTTAATGTTAATTTGGAAGATAATTGCATTTTTACTAGTTGGCAAATAGATTAA
- the rpsP gene encoding 30S ribosomal protein S16, with product MVIIRLARGGSKKRPFYSLVVTDSRNRRDGRFIERLGFYNPVSSSSENKLKISLDRVKFWKDNGACLSPVVERLISEFSKNIHCV from the coding sequence ATGGTTATTATTCGTTTAGCACGTGGTGGGTCAAAAAAGAGGCCTTTTTATAGTTTAGTTGTTACTGATTCTAGAAATCGTCGTGATGGTAGATTTATAGAGCGTTTAGGTTTTTATAATCCTGTTAGCTCATCGTCAGAAAACAAATTAAAAATATCTTTAGATCGAGTAAAGTTTTGGAAGGATAATGGTGCATGCTTGTCTCCAGTTGTTGAAAGATTAATCTCAGAATTTTCAAAAAATATACATTGTGTCTAG
- a CDS encoding sulfurtransferase TusA family protein, translating into MKKFDNNEECHYDDILDVSKLSCPLPILNTKKALSKMETGKILRIISTSNIDSLNDFVIFAEQTGNSIVFKEKYIDNEIEYIVIYIRRR; encoded by the coding sequence ATGAAGAAATTTGATAATAATGAGGAATGTCATTATGACGATATCTTGGATGTTTCAAAATTGTCATGTCCGCTTCCTATATTGAATACAAAGAAAGCATTGTCTAAAATGGAAACTGGTAAAATTTTACGTATTATTAGTACTTCCAATATAGACTCATTAAACGATTTTGTGATTTTTGCAGAACAGACTGGTAATTCTATAGTTTTTAAAGAGAAATATATAGATAATGAGATAGAATACATTGTAATCTATATTAGAAGACGTTGA
- the alaS gene encoding alanine--tRNA ligase, producing the protein MKTSDIRIKFLKFFESKGHTILPSSSLVPKNDQTLLFTNSGMVQFKDIFTGYEVSNYKSVVTSQRCFRAGGKHNDLDNVGYTARHHTFFEMLGNFSFGKYFKREAIHYAWELLTIIYKIPKNKLLVTVYYDDDEAYNIWNKEIGLDPDVIIRIGDNKGSKYASDNFWQMADVGPCGPCSEIFYDHGSDVYGGPPGTDDSDGDRYVEIWNLVFMQFYIDVNGEITTLSTPCIDTGMGLERIAAVLQGVNSNYDIDIFKNLIKSSASLINIDDLSNNSLKVISDHIRATAFLIVDGVLPANDGRGYVLRRIIRRALRHAYKLGENEVFLYKLIPDLIHEMGTAYPEIVSGSNLIIRILKQEEERFIETLANGMKILNSNLNNMKSGDIFSGDILFNLYDTYGFPADLTADVCREHGISVDIESFELAMSKQRDKARLSGKFKSSNALINYSGPATIFDGYKIFDLSAKVIAIYVDSKFVDSIGTKDSANIILDRTPFYAESGGQVGDKGFLISDTANFFVKNTTLFSSVFVHAGYLESGSIKVGDILRASIDIENRKNISRNHSATHIMHKALRNVLGMHAVQKGSLVDSDRIRFDFAHDSSVSIDQIKEIERISNEEILSNYLVNISNMEYNDAIKSGAIAMFSEKYDDNVRVVQIGSSLELCGGTHVNRTGDIGLFKIISESSVSSGVRRIDAVTGNNALKFIQSQYDTCLDLSASLNTSISNIVAKVTDQINCIKEREKKISFLEKNIADLIVDNFTVDTIKLIKNISVLVSIIHNVEHNVLCNIVDSMKSRFHDVIVLLVTVLPSGKTDIVCGVSNTITSLVSAKDIINLVLSKTNGKGGGRHNMSAGSGNYDIKLPEILDNVLDFIKEKI; encoded by the coding sequence ATGAAAACATCAGATATACGTATTAAGTTTTTAAAATTCTTTGAGTCGAAGGGACATACTATACTGCCTTCTTCTTCTCTTGTTCCAAAAAATGATCAAACATTATTATTTACAAATTCAGGAATGGTTCAGTTTAAAGATATTTTTACTGGATATGAAGTTAGTAATTATAAGAGTGTCGTTACATCACAGCGTTGTTTTAGAGCTGGAGGAAAGCATAATGATCTTGATAATGTTGGTTATACAGCCAGGCATCATACATTTTTTGAAATGTTAGGAAATTTTAGTTTCGGAAAATATTTTAAGAGAGAGGCTATACATTATGCATGGGAGTTACTAACTATAATATATAAAATACCAAAGAATAAGTTACTTGTAACGGTATATTACGATGATGATGAAGCTTACAATATTTGGAATAAAGAAATTGGTTTGGATCCAGATGTAATTATACGAATAGGGGATAATAAGGGATCAAAGTATGCTTCTGACAATTTTTGGCAGATGGCTGATGTTGGTCCATGTGGTCCTTGTTCAGAAATATTCTATGATCATGGATCTGATGTATATGGAGGACCTCCGGGTACAGATGATTCTGATGGTGATAGATATGTAGAGATATGGAATTTGGTTTTCATGCAGTTTTATATCGATGTTAATGGTGAAATTACGACTCTATCTACACCATGCATTGATACCGGAATGGGTCTAGAAAGAATAGCTGCTGTTTTACAGGGAGTAAACTCCAATTATGATATAGACATATTTAAAAATTTAATTAAATCTTCTGCTAGTTTAATTAATATTGATGATTTGTCTAATAATTCCTTAAAAGTTATATCTGATCACATAAGAGCTACTGCTTTTCTCATAGTGGATGGTGTATTACCTGCTAATGATGGTCGTGGTTATGTTTTAAGACGTATAATTAGAAGAGCTCTAAGACATGCATATAAACTAGGAGAAAATGAAGTTTTTCTTTATAAATTGATTCCAGATCTGATTCATGAAATGGGTACTGCTTACCCAGAGATAGTATCTGGTTCTAATTTAATAATTCGTATATTAAAACAAGAAGAAGAAAGATTTATAGAAACTTTAGCCAATGGCATGAAAATTCTAAATAGTAATTTAAATAATATGAAGTCTGGAGATATTTTTAGTGGTGATATATTATTTAATTTATATGATACATATGGTTTCCCTGCTGATTTAACCGCAGATGTTTGTCGTGAGCATGGAATTAGTGTGGATATAGAATCTTTTGAATTGGCCATGTCTAAACAAAGAGATAAAGCAAGACTATCTGGAAAGTTTAAGAGTTCAAATGCTTTAATAAATTATAGTGGTCCTGCTACAATTTTTGATGGATATAAAATCTTTGATTTATCTGCAAAAGTAATAGCTATTTATGTTGATAGTAAATTTGTAGATAGCATAGGAACAAAAGATAGTGCTAATATTATTTTAGACAGAACTCCGTTTTATGCTGAATCTGGTGGCCAGGTTGGAGACAAAGGATTTTTAATTAGTGATACTGCAAATTTTTTTGTTAAAAATACTACATTGTTCTCTAGTGTTTTTGTTCATGCTGGATATCTAGAATCAGGGTCGATAAAGGTTGGAGATATTCTAAGGGCTTCTATAGATATAGAAAATAGAAAAAATATTTCAAGAAATCATTCTGCAACACATATTATGCATAAAGCTTTGCGTAATGTTTTGGGGATGCATGCAGTACAGAAAGGATCTTTAGTTGATTCAGATAGGATTCGTTTCGATTTTGCTCATGATTCTTCGGTTAGTATTGATCAAATAAAGGAAATAGAAAGAATTTCTAATGAGGAAATATTATCTAATTACTTAGTAAACATAAGCAATATGGAATACAACGATGCTATAAAAAGTGGTGCTATTGCTATGTTCAGTGAAAAATATGATGACAATGTTCGGGTTGTTCAAATAGGGTCATCTTTGGAATTATGTGGTGGTACACATGTAAATAGGACTGGAGATATAGGATTATTTAAAATAATTTCTGAAAGTAGCGTTTCATCTGGAGTAAGGAGAATAGATGCTGTTACAGGTAATAATGCTCTTAAATTTATTCAGTCTCAGTATGATACATGTTTAGACCTTTCTGCTTCTTTAAATACAAGCATATCTAATATAGTAGCTAAAGTAACTGATCAAATTAATTGTATTAAAGAACGAGAAAAGAAAATTTCTTTCTTGGAAAAGAACATAGCTGATTTAATTGTTGATAATTTTACAGTAGATACTATTAAATTAATAAAAAATATTAGTGTCCTAGTGTCAATTATTCATAATGTAGAACACAATGTGTTATGTAATATAGTGGATTCAATGAAATCTCGTTTTCATGATGTTATAGTGCTATTAGTTACAGTCTTGCCTAGTGGCAAAACTGATATAGTTTGTGGTGTTTCAAATACTATTACAAGTTTAGTAAGTGCTAAAGATATTATAAATTTAGTATTGTCTAAAACTAATGGTAAAGGTGGGGGTCGTCATAATATGTCTGCAGGGAGTGGTAATTATGATATTAAATTGCCAGAGATATTAGACAATGTGCTTGATTTTATAAAAGAAAAAATTTAG
- a CDS encoding 2Fe-2S iron-sulfur cluster-binding protein gives MNLNKVTMSFSITIKPSDEKFVAEASKSILESAIESGIDFPHGCKMGDCKRCECKVLSGLFETKNYLKKISNNDNSDLNILACRSYPLSDMVVEQVDLLIQKHIGKIVSMEKVADNVISLDIKLLSSRPFIFKEGQYIDIVLDRNIRRSYSISNSPRINNILNFHIRHFRGGYFTDKLFGYDSSRIFKINDLMNLEGPFGNFTLKKESCNPIIFLAGGTGFAPIKSMIEYILLFRKWRPIYLYWSVKNIKDMYMRDLIDSWIKTIPNLHYTPVVSNKLTTNYDWNGKVGDVHNVVMEDIPDMIEYEVYASGSPDIVELARINFISQCNLKCSNFFADPFYLYD, from the coding sequence ATGAATTTAAACAAGGTGACTATGAGTTTTAGTATCACTATAAAACCAAGTGATGAGAAGTTTGTTGCAGAAGCAAGCAAATCTATATTGGAATCAGCAATAGAATCAGGGATAGATTTTCCACATGGTTGTAAAATGGGTGATTGTAAAAGATGCGAATGTAAAGTGCTATCTGGTTTATTTGAAACAAAAAATTATTTGAAAAAAATTTCCAATAATGATAATTCTGATCTCAATATACTTGCTTGTAGATCTTATCCATTATCTGATATGGTTGTAGAACAAGTAGATCTATTGATACAGAAGCATATAGGAAAAATTGTATCAATGGAGAAGGTTGCTGATAATGTTATTTCTTTGGATATCAAGTTATTGAGTAGTCGTCCTTTTATATTTAAAGAAGGTCAATATATAGACATAGTTCTAGATAGAAATATTAGAAGAAGTTATTCAATCTCAAACTCTCCTCGTATAAATAATATTCTAAATTTTCATATTCGTCATTTTCGTGGCGGCTATTTTACTGATAAATTATTTGGATATGATTCTAGTAGAATATTTAAGATAAATGATCTTATGAATTTAGAGGGTCCATTTGGTAATTTTACTTTAAAAAAAGAGAGCTGCAATCCAATTATATTTCTAGCTGGTGGCACAGGTTTTGCACCAATTAAATCAATGATTGAATACATACTTCTTTTTAGGAAATGGCGACCTATATATTTATACTGGAGTGTTAAGAATATTAAGGACATGTATATGAGAGATCTAATAGATTCTTGGATAAAAACAATACCCAATCTCCATTATACTCCAGTTGTTTCAAACAAGTTAACAACAAATTATGATTGGAATGGTAAAGTCGGTGATGTGCATAATGTGGTTATGGAAGATATACCTGATATGATAGAATACGAAGTATACGCAAGTGGCTCTCCAGATATTGTTGAATTAGCTAGGATTAATTTTATTTCACAATGCAATTTGAAATGCTCTAATTTTTTTGCTGATCCTTTTTATTTGTATGATTAA